In Gimesia panareensis, the genomic window GCCTGTTGACTTCCGCCGCCATCGTGGCCCCCTGGGTCTGGAAGCTGGGAATTACACTGACAGGTCAGCAGTTCTTCCTGCTCGCGTTGCTGGGCGCCGTCCAGCTGGGCACGCCGTATGTCGTCTTTTCGCATGCCGTCAAAACGGTCAACTCGCAGGAAGCCTCGCTGCTGGTACTCACCGAACCAATCCTGAACCCGATCTGGGTCTGGCTCTTCTGGGGAGAGACTGTTTCCGTCTCCACGTTCGTCGGCTGCGCGCTGATCATCGCCGGTCTGTTTGTACGATTCCTGCTCTTCCGACCTCGACGGGATCTGCAGTTGAAAAATCAGTAAAGCGTCAACTTGCTACTTCTTCTTCGGGGCAGGGGGCAATCGCACGGTCTGCATTTCGTGATACTGGGCCCGCTGCGGCTTCAATTCGCTGCGATAAAACTTGAGGGTGTCCAGCGTCACTTCACCCCACTCCGCATCGCGGCGGTCGGACAGCAGCTGAAACAGCTCTTCGGGCGGCTTCGCCTTGATGCGGGCCAGCGTCAGATGGGCATGGAAACCTTTACGCTCCCGTGGATAACCCAGCTTTTCCGTCTCGGCTTCCAGGTATTCCGCCATCTCCGCGAGCAGTGTCTCATCTTTGATGCCCGCCCAGATCACATTCGGTCGATCCTCGCGGGGAAAGGCACCCAGACCTTTGAAAGCCAGCCGGACACATTTGAACTGGTTCCGCATCTCTTTCAGAATGCGACTGACCGGCATGATATCTTCCAGCTCAGTCGGTCCCAGAAATTTGAGTGTGATATGCATCTGGTCATCCGGGATCGGCTTGACCGCTGACCCCATCTTTTCCAGTTTTTCGAGAACCTTCCGCAACCCTTTCGGCGGTTGAACTGGGACGGCGATAAAAGTGCGTGCACGTTGATTTTTCTGCATGGCGAATCTTCAGCAAATCTGCGAGTATCACAGATCGAACTTATTTCTTTTTCTGATTCCAGAGGGCCTTGAGTTGATCGAACCCCTGCAGCGGCTGATCTCCGGTTTTCATTTCATCGGTCAGTTTGGGCAGGGGCGCCTGTTTCTTGCCTGACTTGTTCCGTTTCTTCTTGCCCGGCTTGTGGGACCGTGGTGTTGAGGACTCACCCTGTTTCTTCTCCGGGGCAGCCGGTTTTTTCTGCTCTTTCGGTTTCGCAGGAGCACGC contains:
- the thpR gene encoding RNA 2',3'-cyclic phosphodiesterase, which encodes MQKNQRARTFIAVPVQPPKGLRKVLEKLEKMGSAVKPIPDDQMHITLKFLGPTELEDIMPVSRILKEMRNQFKCVRLAFKGLGAFPREDRPNVIWAGIKDETLLAEMAEYLEAETEKLGYPRERKGFHAHLTLARIKAKPPEELFQLLSDRRDAEWGEVTLDTLKFYRSELKPQRAQYHEMQTVRLPPAPKKK